Genomic segment of Pelmatolapia mariae isolate MD_Pm_ZW linkage group LG6, Pm_UMD_F_2, whole genome shotgun sequence:
attacacatTCTTTTTATCTAACTGAGAGCCATCACAGTCACAAATTAACATGTTACTGAAAAACATTGgtcataaattaaattaaatagtcCACAAtcatttattattcttttttgccTTTAAAAGAATAGCTGTTTAAAAACTTTACCTGTTCGGTTAGACAAATGCATGGCGTTACAGCAAAGTCTTTTGCAAACAGGAGATTAATCAAATTGTTCATCTGTACAAAGCCCTGTAAGGTTaaaggctgtgagattaaaTGCTTCATTTGGACTAACTCTACTACAGCTTGATTTCATCATCATGTGGAGTTTAAAGTGAAAGAGACTCAtggaaacttttctttttgcaaagTGCTCATATGAATGTTGCCATATGGTGGaacatcaaaaaaataaatctagaGCCTTTCCATTTACAGTGAGATACCAAATGGGTAGTGTGATCACGACTATACTGGCAGGTATTTATAAACGCATACACAAAACGTattaacacaaaaacacacaaagatctgcacacatacacactcgcagaaatcccccccccccccccccccccacacacacacacacacacacacacacacacacacacacacacacattccatAAGAGTTCCCTCACAGGGTGTGCAGAAACCAAACCCTGGTCCttaacagaaaacaaatgtCGCTTTAAAGCTGTAACAGAAAACtccctgcccagttctccaccTTGCCCCTCCCATCCAGGCCCGCCCCACACCAGCAGCACTATATCAACAGCCTGCCTCTCTCCATCAAACCCCAGAGTCCTGCCGCAGTCTACAGCTGTGTAACGGTTCTTTCTTTTTAGCGTCCTCTCTTGACCAGCAGACAGCCATCATGTCTATCATCAGACAAACCCGCACTTACACATCAAGTGCTCCCCAGAAGGCCCACAGTGTGTCTGGGTTCAACCTCAGATCAACACCTCGCATCTCTGCTTCCAGTGCACGTTTTGTGTCCTCATCAGGCGGCATGGGGATGGGTGGCGGCCTGGGCATGGGTGGCGGCCTGGGCATGGGTGGCGGTGGCTTTGACCTGTCAAGCGCCCTGGACCAGGGAACAGTGCGCCTGAACGAGAAGGCCACCATGCAGAACCTGAATGATCGTCTGGCCTCCTACCTGGAGAAGGTCCGTTCTCTGGAGGCAGCCAACGCCAAGCTGGAGAAACAGATCAGAGAGTACTATGAGAAGAAGGGACCAGCAGCTGAGAAGGACTACAGCAAGTACTGGGACATCATCAACGGCCTGAGGGACAAGGTATGTGTGTACCAGCTTAACTGCTTAAATACCAGAAAATTCAAATATCTATTGTGCTGTAAATGGTTAACAAGGAAGCGTTTTAAAAATCAAGATACATGATAGGCATAATGACAGACTGCATAATCTATTGTGCTACTGAATACTTGGTGTTTTAGTGAACAATTAACAAATATGTATTAATTGCAAAATCACAAATTAAACAAGGAAAACTGACACATTCTGAGTGACACTGTGCGTGATCATTTAGTTTAGCTGCAACACTTCAGACCGTGTTGCAGCACAGAGGAACTGCATGTTAACAGTTAACATAAGTATGCAAAGCTAGCAACAGATCAAAATCAAAACCAGCCTAAGCTAACTAATGTATAATGATGTAACCGAAACTAACTCACAATGTTGTTCTTCTCTTAAGATCCATGCCGCCACAATGGAAAATGCCAACATCCTGCTCCAGATTGATAACTCCAAACTGGCTGCTGATGACTTCAAGACCAAGTAAGCAAGAACTGTTATAATTTTGTGGACTGACTGTCCTTGTAAGATCAAACACAATGGCTTAAAGTGGCTGTTGTCTCATATCAGTGttctctacttttaaaaaatgattagaTTCGAGCATGAGCTGATGATGCGCCAGTCAGTTGAGGCTGACATTGCCAACCTCCGCCGCCTGCTCGACCAGACCACCCTGACAAAGGCTGACCTGGAGATGCAGATCGAAGGCCTGCAAGATGAGCTGGCCTACCTGAAGAAAAATCATGCAGAGGTGATTTATAGATATCTTGAATTTACAAGCCATCAGTTATATACACACTGctagatgtaaaaaaaaatcatctattCCATAGAGCTGAATTCAATTGAAACACTCAAACAGATCTAAATCcctcttttttctctgtgtttgctcAGGAGCTGGCAGCACTGCGCTCTCAGCTTACAGGCAATGTCAACGTGGAGGTAGATGCCGCACCTCAGCAAGACCTGAACAAAGTTCTGGAGGAGATCCGTGCACAGTATGAAGCAATTACTGATAAACATCGTCGCGATCAGGAAGCCTGGTTTAATGACAAGGTAAAAAGATTTTCACATAAACAAAGTCATTATATCCCACACATTGCAAATTACTGGGTTTAGGCTTGCACCAGTCTATCCTGTAATTAAACACAATCTCTGAAGCCAAGAAGAGTAACTACTATCATCTAACTTTGTCTTTATTTCCTGCTTTAGTCGGCAACCCTGACAAAAGAGATAACCATCCACACAGAGACAATCCAGACGTCCAAGACAGAGATCAGTGACCTACGGCGAACACTGCAGGGCTTGGAGATTGAGCTGCAGTCTCAGCTTAGTATggtaagaaaaacatgaaaccCCAAACCATCTGTTCACATCTCACTGATATTGCCTTATATGATCAAAATCCCCACATTGCTGTCTTGTctaaaagaaatagagaaaggGACGATGACAGAGGGTGTGGAGCAGAGGGGAGGGCAGGAaagaaagggttttttttgcaagaatgaagaaggagagagagcgagtgagcGAGATAAGAATGATTGGAGCAGtgaaggaaggagggagggcCTCATGGTCAGGAAAACATTTCACAGACATCTGTCCAGATTCTGGGAGACATAAAAGAGTTTAAAGAAAGCTGAAGGAATGCTGAACTGGATGGCTCAGAAGCTGTACTCCCATGGATTATCTGTGCTCAGCTGGAGTTAGTCACTGAACACTCCCTGCAACAAACACACTCTGGTAGAAAAAACACATGCACTTAAATG
This window contains:
- the krt94 gene encoding keratin 94, translating into MSIIRQTRTYTSSAPQKAHSVSGFNLRSTPRISASSARFVSSSGGMGMGGGLGMGGGLGMGGGGFDLSSALDQGTVRLNEKATMQNLNDRLASYLEKVRSLEAANAKLEKQIREYYEKKGPAAEKDYSKYWDIINGLRDKIHAATMENANILLQIDNSKLAADDFKTKFEHELMMRQSVEADIANLRRLLDQTTLTKADLEMQIEGLQDELAYLKKNHAEELAALRSQLTGNVNVEVDAAPQQDLNKVLEEIRAQYEAITDKHRRDQEAWFNDKSATLTKEITIHTETIQTSKTEISDLRRTLQGLEIELQSQLSMKGALESTLAETEARYSAMLAGFQNQINMLEGELANVRASIEQQGQDYKMLLDIKSRLEQEIATYRSLLESEESR